AGAAGCTCGGCGGCGACCCCAAGAAGATCAACCCGCTGGTGCCGGTCGATCTCGTGATCGACCATTCCGTGATCGTCGACAATTTCGGCAACGCCAAGGCCTACGGCGAGAACGTCAAGCTCGAGTACGAGCGCAACGGCGAGCGCTACAAGTTCCTGCGCTGGGGCCAGCAGTCGTTCGACAATTTCCGCGTCGTGCCGCCGGGCACCGGCATCTGCCACCAGGTCAATCTCGAGTACCTGTCGAAAGTCGTATGGACCACCAAGGTCGGCAAGGAGACCATCGCCTATCCCGACACGCTGGTCGGCACCGACAGCCACACCACGATGGTCAACGGCCTGGCGGTGTTGGGCTGGGGCGTCGGCGGCATCGAGGCCGAGGCCGCGATGCTGGGCCAGCCGCAGCCGATGGTGCTGCCCGAGGTCGTCGGCTTCCGTCTCACCGGCAGGATGAAGGAGGGATCGACCGCCACCGATCTCGTGCTGACCGTCACCCAGATGCTGCGCAAGAAGGGCGTGGTCGGCAAGTTCGTCGAGTTCTACGGCCCCGGCCTCGACGAGATGCCGCTGGCCGACCGCGCCACGATCGCCAACATGGCGCCGGAATACGGCGCGACCTGCGGCTTCTTCCCGATCGACGAGGAGACCATCCGCTTCCTCAAGACGACCGGGCGGAACGCGGAGGCCAAGCTCGCGGAGGCGTACGCCAAGAAGCAGGGCATGTGGCGCTCGAAGAAGTCGCCCGACCCCGTCTTCACCGACACGCTCGAGCTCGACATCGGCACGGTCGAGCCCAGCCTCGCCGGCCCCAAGCGGCCGCAGGACCGGGTGCCGCTGTCGCAGGCGGCCGAGGCCTTCAAGTCGAACATGGAGAAGGAGTTCGGCCGCAAGGACACGGGGCTCCGGTACAAGGCCGAGGGCGCCGGCTACGACGTCGGCGACGGCGACATCGTGATCGCCGCCATCACGTCCTGCACCAACACCTCGAACCCCTACGTCATGCTGGGCGCCGGCCTGGTGGCGCGCAACGCCGCCAAGCTCGGCCTCAAGGTCAAGCCGTGGGTCAAGACCTCGCTGGCGCCGGGCTCGCAGGTCGTGACCGAGTACCTCGAATCGGCCGGACTCCAGAAGGAGCTCAACAAGGTCGGCTTCAACCTGGTGGGCTACGGCTGCACCACCTGCATCGGCAACTCCGGACCGCTGCCCGACCCGGTGGCGAAGATCGTGGCCGACAAGGACCTCGTGGTCGGCGCCGTGCTGTCGGGCAACCGCAACTTCGAGGGCCGCGTCAATCCGCAGGTGCGCGCCAACTACCTCGCCTCGCCGATGCTGGTGGTCGCCTACGCGATCGCCGGCTCGATGAAGATCGACATCGTCAACGATCCGATCGGGACCGGGAAGAACGGCAAGCCGGTCTACCTGCGCGACATCTGGCCGAGCAACGCCGAGATCGCGAAGACGGTGGCCAAGCACGTCACCGCCAAGGCGTTCAAGAAGCGCTACGCCGACGTCTTCAAGGGCGACCGCTTCTGGCGCTCGATCAAGGTCAAGCCGACGATGACCTTCGACTGGGACGACAAGTCGACCTACGTGCAGAATCCGCCTTATTTCACGGGCATCGGCAAGGTTCCGGCGCCGCTCGGCGACGTCAAGGACGCCAAGATGCTGGGCCTGTTCGGCGACTCGATCACCACCGACCACATCTCGCCCGCCGGCTCGATCAAGAAGGACAGCCCGGCCGGCGCCTACCTGCTGGAGAACGGCGTCAAGCCCGCCGACTTCAACCAGTACGGCGCGCGCCGCGGCAACCACGAGGTGATGATGCGCGGCACCTTCGCCAACATCCGCCTCAAGAACGAGATGGTGCCCGGCGTCGAGGGCGGCGTGACGCGCTCGTACAAGTCGGACGAGCCGCAGCCGATCTACGACGTCGCCATGCAGTACAAGGCCGAGCTGATCCCCAGCGTCGTCGTCGCCGGCAAGGAGTACGGCACCGGCAGCTCGCGCGACTGGGCGGCCAAGGGCACCAACCTGCTCGGGGTGAAGGCCGTGCTGGCCGAGAGCTTCGAGCGCATCCACCGCTCGAACCTCGTCGGCATGGGCGTGCTGCCGCTGCAGTTCAAGGACGGCGACACGCGCCGCTCGCTGAACCTCACCGGCGGCGAGACCTTCGACATCGGCGGCGTGACGAACCTCTCGCCGCGCATGGAGATGCCGGTGATGGTCAAGTACCGCGACGGCGCGACGCGCACGCTCAAGGTCGTGTGCCGCATCGATACCGCCGAGGAGATCGAGTACTTCAAGAACGGCGGCGTGCTGCACTACGTGCTGCGCAACCTCGCCGGCGACAAGGCCGCCGCCTGAGCGCCCGGGCGACGGGCCGCCGCATCGACGGAATTCGCGCGGGGCGGCCTTCGGGCCGCCCCGCTTCGTTCGGGCGCACGCGCGCCTACAGGACGTGGTGCCCCGCCTGTAGGACCGGAAAATCGCGGTCGTTTTCGGACGCCGCGGCCGCCATGTACCCCGCCTATAGGCGGGGTACGCCGTCCCGCCCGGACGCCCATGCCGTCCCGCCGGGACCGCGGGCGCGCGTTGCGGGCGTGGTACGCCGTCATGACCCCGGGCGTGCGTGCGGCCACCCCTCACCAGGCTCTCGCCCGATGGGGAGGGGAGAAAACCGCCACGGCCAGACGCATAAAAAGAGACCGCGCACGCCAGCGATCAGGGGCGCGTCATGGTCCAGATGCGGATGGCGGCGCTTCGACCTCGCAGCTCGCGCTCACCACTGAATGTCAACGCCACCGGCAGAAGAGCGGGATCAGGCGCGTTCGTGCCGCCGATCTGCGTCACCACGGCGTCGGCCACGACGAGTGGCGTCTCGAGCTCGCGCGTCAGGCCTTGCAGGCGCGAGGCCACGTTCACCGTGTCGCCGATCACGGTGAAGGCCAGGGTGTGTTCGCTGCCGACGTCGCCCATCACGGCGGGCCCGTAGTTCAGGCCGATGCCGATGCCGAGCGGCGGCGCGCCTTGCCGGGCGCGCGAGGCGTTCCACGCGTCGAGTTCCTTCAGCATCAGGCCGGCGCACTTCAGGGCGTTGATCGCGTCGTGCGGGCTGGCCGCGGGCAAGCCGAACACCGCGAATATCTCGTCGCCGACGTACTTCTCGACCGTGCCGCCGCAGGCGAAGATCTGGTTCGCCATGCGCTCGTGGAAGTCGCGCAACACGCCGACGACCGCCTCGGGGGTCATGGCCTCGGCCATGCGCGTGAAGCCCACGATGTCGACGAACAGGACGGCGACCTGCTGGCGCCGCACCGGACCCAGCGGCGTGTCGCTTTCCGCCAGGAGGTCCACGACGTTGGGCGAAAAGTAACGCGACAGGTTGGCGCGGGCCCGCTCGGCCTCGGCGCGCTGACGATCCAGCCGGCGTATGTAGGCGATCGTTTCCAGAGTCTTGTCGATCGTGGTCTCGAGATCGTCGAGGTCGACCGGCTTGGTGACGAAGTCGAACGCGCCGCGATTCATCGCCGTGCGGATGTTGGCCATGTCGCCGTATGCCGAGACGATCACGGCGCGGGCGGGGGAACGGCGGGCCCGCAACTCGTTGAGCAAGGTGAGTCCGTCCATGACCGGCATGTTGATGTCGAGCAGCAGCAGGCCGATATCCGGCTCCTCGGCCAGCACCGCCAGCGCCTCCTCGCCGTTGCGCGCGAACCGGAAGCTGAGGTCGCCCTTGCGGATGCGTTGGCGGAAGCGTTGCTTGATCAGCAACTCGAAATCGGGTTCGTCGTCGACGGCGAGTATCTTTGCCGGCGCGTCCATGGCGGATTCCTATCGGGCCGGAGGATGCTGCAACCGTTGCAGTTGCTGCCTGAGCGCTTCGAAGTCGACCGGCTTGGTGACGAACTCCGTGGCGCCGAACTCGGCCGCCCTGCGACGCCGCTCGTCGTCGCCGTAGGCCGTCACCATGAACACCGGCAGGTCGGCGTGCCGCACCTTGACTTCGCGCAGCAGCCCCAGCCCGTCCATGCCCGGCATGTTGATGTCGCTCAGGATCACGAAGAGTTCCGGCGCGATGCCGTCCCCGAGCCTGTTCAGCGCGTCCTCGGCCGACTGGGCGAAATGGATCACGTACTCGCCCTGCCGCACCTCGCGGCGGAACTGCTGGCGAAACAGATCGGCGACGTCGGCCTCGTCGTCGACCACGAGGATGCTCACGCTCATAAACGCTCTCCTGGCGATGCGGCGCGGCGCCGGCGCGGCAGGCGTATCGTGAACTCGGTGAACGAATTCGGCTCGCTCTCGACCTCGATCGAGCCGGCGTGCTGTTGCGTGACGATGTCGTAGCTGATCGACAGTCCAAGCCCGGTCCCTTCTCCCGTCGGCTTGGTGGTGAAGAACGGCTGGAAGAGCTTGTCCCGCGCGTCGGGCGGGATCCCGATGCCGTTGTCGCGCACCCTCACTTCCACCGCGTCGCCAAGGTCGCGCGTGCCGACCCTCAGCGTCGGGCGGAAGCCGGCTTCCCTGGCGGCCAGCCGGCGCTTGTTGGCGGCATAGAAGCCGTTGCCGAAGAGATTCAGGAACACGCGCGTGATATCCTGCGGCACGACATCGATCGGGTCGCCCGACGGGCCGTAGTCGCGCTCCAGGGTGATGTTGAACTCCTTGTCCTGCGCGCGCGCGCCATGATAGGCGAGGTTCAACGCCTCCTCGACGAGGGCGTTGATATCGGAAGGCGTCTGGTCGCCTTTGCCGCTCCGGCTATGCGACAGCATGCTCCTCACGATGCCGTCGGCGCGCTTGCCGTGCTCGGCGATCTTGCCGAGGTTGCCGGTCAGCAGGTCCATGGTTTCGTCGAGCTCGGCCCGTCTGTCCTGGTCGAGCCGCTCGATCGCGGGATGCGCGATCTCCTTGAGCTCGCCGAGGAGATCGATCGAGAGCGTCGCGAAGTTGTTGACGAAGTTCAGCGGATTCT
The genomic region above belongs to Rhodospirillales bacterium and contains:
- the acnA gene encoding aconitate hydratase AcnA, giving the protein MAGANLNSFKARKTLTVGGRKYVYFSLAAVEKVVGDLGRLPYSMKVLLENLLRHEDGATVTKADVSAFAGWLKNRKSDHEVNFHPGRVLMQDFTGVPAVVDLAAMRDGMKKLGGDPKKINPLVPVDLVIDHSVIVDNFGNAKAYGENVKLEYERNGERYKFLRWGQQSFDNFRVVPPGTGICHQVNLEYLSKVVWTTKVGKETIAYPDTLVGTDSHTTMVNGLAVLGWGVGGIEAEAAMLGQPQPMVLPEVVGFRLTGRMKEGSTATDLVLTVTQMLRKKGVVGKFVEFYGPGLDEMPLADRATIANMAPEYGATCGFFPIDEETIRFLKTTGRNAEAKLAEAYAKKQGMWRSKKSPDPVFTDTLELDIGTVEPSLAGPKRPQDRVPLSQAAEAFKSNMEKEFGRKDTGLRYKAEGAGYDVGDGDIVIAAITSCTNTSNPYVMLGAGLVARNAAKLGLKVKPWVKTSLAPGSQVVTEYLESAGLQKELNKVGFNLVGYGCTTCIGNSGPLPDPVAKIVADKDLVVGAVLSGNRNFEGRVNPQVRANYLASPMLVVAYAIAGSMKIDIVNDPIGTGKNGKPVYLRDIWPSNAEIAKTVAKHVTAKAFKKRYADVFKGDRFWRSIKVKPTMTFDWDDKSTYVQNPPYFTGIGKVPAPLGDVKDAKMLGLFGDSITTDHISPAGSIKKDSPAGAYLLENGVKPADFNQYGARRGNHEVMMRGTFANIRLKNEMVPGVEGGVTRSYKSDEPQPIYDVAMQYKAELIPSVVVAGKEYGTGSSRDWAAKGTNLLGVKAVLAESFERIHRSNLVGMGVLPLQFKDGDTRRSLNLTGGETFDIGGVTNLSPRMEMPVMVKYRDGATRTLKVVCRIDTAEEIEYFKNGGVLHYVLRNLAGDKAAA
- a CDS encoding response regulator; the encoded protein is MDAPAKILAVDDEPDFELLIKQRFRQRIRKGDLSFRFARNGEEALAVLAEEPDIGLLLLDINMPVMDGLTLLNELRARRSPARAVIVSAYGDMANIRTAMNRGAFDFVTKPVDLDDLETTIDKTLETIAYIRRLDRQRAEAERARANLSRYFSPNVVDLLAESDTPLGPVRRQQVAVLFVDIVGFTRMAEAMTPEAVVGVLRDFHERMANQIFACGGTVEKYVGDEIFAVFGLPAASPHDAINALKCAGLMLKELDAWNASRARQGAPPLGIGIGLNYGPAVMGDVGSEHTLAFTVIGDTVNVASRLQGLTRELETPLVVADAVVTQIGGTNAPDPALLPVALTFSGERELRGRSAAIRIWTMTRP
- a CDS encoding response regulator produces the protein MSVSILVVDDEADVADLFRQQFRREVRQGEYVIHFAQSAEDALNRLGDGIAPELFVILSDINMPGMDGLGLLREVKVRHADLPVFMVTAYGDDERRRRAAEFGATEFVTKPVDFEALRQQLQRLQHPPAR
- a CDS encoding HAMP domain-containing histidine kinase — translated: MDLLTGNLGKIAEHGKRADGIVRSMLSHSRSGKGDQTPSDINALVEEALNLAYHGARAQDKEFNITLERDYGPSGDPIDVVPQDITRVFLNLFGNGFYAANKRRLAAREAGFRPTLRVGTRDLGDAVEVRVRDNGIGIPPDARDKLFQPFFTTKPTGEGTGLGLSISYDIVTQQHAGSIEVESEPNSFTEFTIRLPRRRRAASPGERL